In Candidatus Eisenbacteria bacterium, a single window of DNA contains:
- a CDS encoding aspartate aminotransferase family protein has protein sequence MSQVLWYPGHELLLKDIVRAENCYLYDSFGKRYVDLEAGVWCTSVGHGNPNLLRIMAEQAAKVAHTGFNYSCELLDNVAKAILFLLGFQDGKCVFLCAGSEAIEYGVRVAQFVSEKPMMMTMADSYFGAYGSARERKEHEWFDFDWFPCLECPESKSCDKDCKHWLSIPFDKIGGFLFEPGSSSGLVRFPPAKLIQNIDRTIKEGDGLILINEVTTGVGRTGKWFGFQHYDISPDIVGIGKGIGNGYPVSVTAFAPGVMDLLGDKPVNYAQSHQNDPLGAAVVMEVIRVIKEEKLIERGREIAELLVGGLKKIHERCDLILEIRSRGLMVAVELRDDSKASLAIRVQKELISRGFVLARRPGLSVLRLDPALTIEREDIEEFLDTFEEILRDEH, from the coding sequence ATGTCACAAGTGTTGTGGTACCCGGGTCACGAATTGCTATTGAAGGATATTGTCCGGGCGGAAAATTGCTATCTCTATGATTCCTTTGGAAAGAGATACGTCGATCTGGAGGCCGGAGTTTGGTGTACATCGGTAGGGCATGGGAATCCGAATCTTCTGCGGATCATGGCGGAGCAAGCCGCGAAAGTTGCGCACACGGGATTCAATTATTCGTGCGAGCTCTTAGATAATGTCGCAAAGGCAATATTGTTCTTGCTTGGATTTCAAGACGGAAAATGTGTGTTTTTATGCGCAGGGAGCGAGGCCATCGAATACGGCGTTCGGGTCGCGCAGTTTGTGTCTGAAAAACCGATGATGATGACCATGGCCGACTCTTATTTTGGAGCCTATGGATCAGCGCGGGAAAGAAAGGAACACGAGTGGTTTGATTTCGATTGGTTTCCCTGTTTAGAATGTCCTGAATCCAAGTCCTGTGACAAAGACTGCAAGCATTGGCTGTCGATTCCCTTTGATAAAATCGGCGGATTTCTCTTTGAACCCGGCAGCTCTTCCGGCTTGGTGCGATTTCCGCCGGCAAAACTGATTCAGAACATTGATCGGACGATAAAGGAGGGCGATGGTCTCATCTTGATAAATGAAGTAACCACGGGTGTCGGAAGAACGGGTAAATGGTTTGGGTTTCAACACTACGACATATCGCCGGACATTGTGGGAATCGGCAAAGGGATCGGCAATGGTTATCCGGTGAGCGTAACCGCCTTTGCGCCCGGTGTAATGGATCTGCTGGGGGACAAGCCGGTGAATTACGCTCAGTCGCATCAAAACGATCCGCTGGGTGCAGCTGTTGTCATGGAAGTTATTCGTGTCATCAAGGAAGAGAAACTAATCGAGCGCGGCCGCGAGATAGCGGAATTACTGGTTGGCGGATTGAAGAAAATCCACGAAAGGTGCGATCTGATTTTAGAAATCCGCTCACGGGGATTGATGGTGGCTGTCGAGCTGAGAGATGACAGCAAGGCCTCTCTGGCGATCCGCGTGCAAAAGGAACTCATTAGCAGGGGGTTTGTCTTGGCCCGGCGGCCTGGGCTGAGTGTGTTGAGACTTGATCCGGCATTGACTATAGAGCGGGAGGATATTGAAGAATTTTTAGATACTTTCGAAGAGATTCTCAGGGACGAACATTAA
- a CDS encoding uroporphyrinogen decarboxylase family protein, with the protein MNSRERIRLIMDGKSADRCGFWLGMPHSDTWPIYRDHFNVSDLEELHALLGSDLRWITPEWNSYRHPEGRGIFDLGIEKGGHGQAGPLAKCEDAGEVEMFEWPDVDYLDFGPILAKLRETGDVYRASGFWTPFFHVIMDLFGMEDYMVKMFTHPEVVHAVTDRVCGFYYEANQRFYAQAGDLIDAFFFGNDFGTQLDVMCGPEQFDEFILPWFRKFTQQAHESHYKVILHSCGSIFRVIDRLIDSGVDCLHPLQAKARNMEAEILARYFKGRVVFMGGIDTQELLVKGGPEEVRAEVRRIKEILAPGLIVSPSHEALLPNVPPENVAAMSDAARE; encoded by the coding sequence ATGAATTCAAGAGAACGAATCCGCCTCATCATGGATGGTAAATCAGCGGACCGCTGCGGGTTTTGGCTTGGCATGCCACATAGCGACACATGGCCGATCTACAGGGATCATTTCAATGTAAGCGACTTGGAAGAATTACATGCACTTCTGGGAAGCGATCTGAGATGGATAACTCCGGAATGGAATTCATATCGGCATCCAGAGGGCCGGGGGATTTTCGATTTGGGTATCGAGAAAGGCGGACACGGGCAGGCCGGGCCGTTGGCAAAATGCGAGGATGCGGGTGAAGTAGAGATGTTTGAATGGCCGGATGTTGATTATCTTGATTTTGGCCCTATTTTAGCCAAGCTTCGAGAGACGGGCGATGTCTACCGGGCCAGCGGTTTCTGGACGCCTTTCTTTCATGTCATCATGGATCTATTCGGAATGGAAGACTACATGGTCAAGATGTTCACCCATCCTGAGGTGGTTCATGCCGTCACTGATCGTGTCTGCGGGTTTTATTATGAGGCGAACCAAAGGTTTTATGCCCAAGCGGGCGACCTGATAGATGCGTTCTTTTTCGGGAATGATTTTGGTACGCAACTCGATGTTATGTGCGGCCCGGAGCAATTTGACGAATTCATTCTTCCCTGGTTTCGAAAGTTCACGCAGCAGGCGCACGAGAGCCATTACAAAGTGATTTTACATTCGTGCGGCTCCATATTCAGAGTTATTGATCGATTGATTGATTCCGGTGTCGATTGCCTTCATCCACTTCAGGCCAAGGCCCGAAACATGGAGGCGGAAATACTGGCCCGGTACTTCAAGGGACGCGTTGTCTTTATGGGTGGGATTGACACACAAGAGCTTCTAGTAAAGGGGGGGCCGGAGGAGGTTCGGGCGGAGGTGAGAAGGATCAAAGAGATCCTTGCGCCGGGACTGATTGTGAGCCCAAGCCACGAAGCCCTTCTTCCCAATGTGCCGCCTGAGAATGTGGCGGCGATGAGTGATGCGGCGAGGGAGTAG
- a CDS encoding DUF4037 domain-containing protein: MKTKPLNSPFIPGLRLAESFYNEFVGPIISSQCPNLKYTAALVGSGSEVLEFDTEMSMDHHWGPRVMLFLSPKDYKKHKFECHEVLAEKLPAVFRGIATNFTEPDPNDGTQHLLPVDSGPINHRVEFFTFKGYFKNYFNIDIDKELQPADWLTLPHQKLRSIVAGAVFHDELGWGSIRKRFTWYPHDIWLYLLASGWSRIGEEEHLMGRAGHAGDNLGSSLIAARLVRDIMRLAFLMERVYPPYAKWFGSAFGRLECASKLEPLLIAAVEAANWQERELGLCAAYSVVAEMHNSLGLTKPLPVIPSVFWCRPFKVIHGETFAKELKACIKDPVVKDIASKRLIGNIDLFSDNVDLLEDSSRRLSLLELY; encoded by the coding sequence ATGAAGACAAAGCCCTTAAATAGCCCTTTTATCCCAGGGTTGAGATTGGCCGAGTCCTTTTATAATGAGTTTGTAGGCCCCATTATCAGTAGTCAGTGTCCAAATTTGAAATACACAGCAGCTTTAGTGGGTTCCGGATCCGAGGTGCTGGAGTTTGACACCGAGATGTCGATGGATCATCACTGGGGCCCCAGGGTCATGCTTTTCTTGAGTCCCAAGGATTACAAAAAGCACAAATTCGAATGTCATGAGGTATTGGCCGAAAAGCTCCCAGCCGTTTTTCGAGGGATAGCTACGAATTTTACGGAACCTGATCCAAATGACGGAACACAGCACCTCCTGCCTGTGGATTCAGGACCGATTAACCACCGCGTGGAATTCTTCACCTTCAAGGGATACTTTAAAAATTATTTTAATATTGATATTGATAAAGAACTTCAACCAGCAGACTGGTTGACGCTTCCACACCAGAAACTTCGTTCAATCGTCGCGGGGGCTGTTTTTCATGACGAACTGGGATGGGGGTCTATCCGGAAGCGCTTCACATGGTATCCGCATGACATCTGGCTGTATCTCCTTGCTTCCGGATGGTCAAGAATCGGTGAAGAAGAACATTTGATGGGGCGTGCGGGTCATGCGGGAGATAACCTTGGTTCTTCGCTGATCGCCGCGCGATTGGTTCGCGACATAATGCGCCTGGCATTTCTGATGGAAAGAGTCTATCCGCCCTATGCCAAATGGTTCGGGTCAGCATTCGGGAGGCTAGAGTGCGCATCCAAATTGGAACCCCTCCTTATCGCGGCCGTGGAGGCCGCAAATTGGCAAGAACGGGAATTGGGTTTGTGTGCCGCATATTCTGTTGTCGCCGAAATGCATAATTCTCTCGGCCTTACAAAACCGCTTCCTGTTATTCCGTCGGTATTCTGGTGCCGTCCGTTTAAGGTGATCCATGGGGAAACCTTTGCGAAGGAACTCAAGGCCTGTATTAAGGATCCCGTTGTTAAGGACATTGCCAGCAAGCGGCTCATAGGCAATATAGACCTCTTCAGTGATAATGTGGATCTTCTTGAAGATTCCAGCAGGCGATTGAGTTTGCTTGAATTGTATTAA